The genomic region CCAACCGCTCACCGTTACCCTCGGGGCCAGCGGTGCCACGCCCGAGGACGTCCTCGCCGTCGCCCGCCACAACGCCAAGGTGACCATCTCCCAGGAAGCCCTGGACGCCGTCGCCAAAGTCCGCGCGCACATCGACGAACTGGCCCACAGCGACGTGCCCGCGTACGGCATCTCCACGGGTTTCGGCGCGCTGGCCAACCGCCACATCCCCGGCGAGCTGCGCACCCAGCTGCAGAAGTCGCTGATCCGCAGCCACGCCGCCGGCATGGGCCCGGCCGTGGAACGCGAGGTGGTCCGCGGCATCATGTTCCTGCGCGCCAAGACGCTGGCATCGGGCCGCACCGGGGTCCGGCCCGTAGTGCTGCAGACCATGGTCGACGTGCTCAACGCCGGCATCACCCCGGTGGTCCGCGAGTTCGGTTCGCTGGGCTGCTCCGGCGACCTGGCACCGCTGTCCCACTGCGCCCTGGTCCTCATGGGCGAAGGGGAGGCAACCGGACCGGACAGCGAACTCTACGGGGGTGCCGGCCAGCGCACGGTTGCCGAGCTGCTAGCCGAACACGGCATTGAGCCGGTGACCCTGGCCGAGAAGGAAGGGCTGGCGCTGGTCAACGGCACCGAGGGCATGCTGGGCATGCTCCTGATGGCCATCGCTGACCTGCGGCAACTGCTGACGACGGCGGACATCACCGCGTCTCTTAGCGTGGAGGCGCTGCTCGGCACGGACCAGGTGTTCCTGCCCGAGCTGCACGCCGCCCTCCGCCCGCACCCGGGCCAGGCTGCCAGTGCCAACAACATGCTCCGGGTCCTGTCCCACTCAGCGATCGTTGCCTCGCACCGCGTGGGCGATTCCCGCGTCCAGGACGCCTACTCCCTGCGCTGCGCCCCTCAGGTCGCGGGCGCCGTCCGGGACACGGTCGACCACGCTGAACTTGTGGCCTCCCGCGAACTGGCCGCCGCCATCGACAACCCCGTGGTCCTGCCTGATGGCCGGGTCAGCTCCAACGGCAACTTCCACGGTGCCCCGGTGGCCTACGTGCTCGACTACCTGGCCATTGCCGTGGCGGACCTCAGCTCCATCGCCGAACGGCGGACGGACCGCATGCTGGACCCGGCCCGCTCGCACGGCCTGCCGGCGTTCCTGGCCGCGGATCCGGGCGTGGACTCGGGCCTCATGATCGCCCAGTACACCCAGGCCGGGCTGGTCTCGGACAACAAGCGGCTCGCGGTTCCCGCGTCCGTGGACTCCATCCCGAGCTCCGCCATGCAGGAGGACCACGTGTCCATGGGCTGGCACGCTGCCCGCAAGCTCCGGAAGGCCGTGGAGAACCTGCGCCGGGTGCTCGCAATCGAACTCGTGACCTCGGCACGGGCGATTGACATGCGCACCCAGCTTTCCGGCGGCCAGCTGACTCCGGGACCTGCCGGGGCGGCCGTCCTCGCAACGCTCCGGACCGTCGTCGGCGGTCCCGGCACGGACCGGTTCCTCTCACCCGAGCTTGAGGCCGCCGACCGGCTGGTTGCTTCGGGTGCGGTGCGGGTGGCAGCCGAATCCGCCGTCGGCAACCTCGCCTGAGGTTGAACAATGTGCACCGCCGGCATGTATTTGCCGGCGGTGCCGAAATAGTCTGCAACGCGCCGGACACAGGCCGGAGACTGTAGTAGAACTAAAGGTGTAGTAAAAGTCACATCAAAGAGGCTGTGGCGTAAGAAGAACATCCACAAAGGGGTAGAAGTTCAAATGAAAGCACGCGGGACAGTCCTGTCCAGACGCATTGCACACGCAGCTACGGTTTCCGACTGGGGGTCGCTGCACGTGGGCGAGCGGGTTGAGATCATCAAGCATGCGCACGTTATTGCGGCAGGCGAGGTGGAGGAAATCTCACGGAGCGGCAACGTGTTGTGGCTGATCTGTGGTGGAGCGCATGAGTCCCAGCTCTTTATGAAGTCCGACGGCGTGCAGGTGCGCCGGATGTAGTCCGGCTGAAGCCGTGCGGTAGAACGCACACCAGAAATCAAAAAGCCCCCGACCTTGGATCATCGGCCGTTTGGCCAGAATGAGTCCAGGATCGGGGGCTTTTTTCGCGTGTTAAGCTGCGATG from Arthrobacter globiformis harbors:
- the hutH gene encoding histidine ammonia-lyase is translated as MTVTTHQPLTVTLGASGATPEDVLAVARHNAKVTISQEALDAVAKVRAHIDELAHSDVPAYGISTGFGALANRHIPGELRTQLQKSLIRSHAAGMGPAVEREVVRGIMFLRAKTLASGRTGVRPVVLQTMVDVLNAGITPVVREFGSLGCSGDLAPLSHCALVLMGEGEATGPDSELYGGAGQRTVAELLAEHGIEPVTLAEKEGLALVNGTEGMLGMLLMAIADLRQLLTTADITASLSVEALLGTDQVFLPELHAALRPHPGQAASANNMLRVLSHSAIVASHRVGDSRVQDAYSLRCAPQVAGAVRDTVDHAELVASRELAAAIDNPVVLPDGRVSSNGNFHGAPVAYVLDYLAIAVADLSSIAERRTDRMLDPARSHGLPAFLAADPGVDSGLMIAQYTQAGLVSDNKRLAVPASVDSIPSSAMQEDHVSMGWHAARKLRKAVENLRRVLAIELVTSARAIDMRTQLSGGQLTPGPAGAAVLATLRTVVGGPGTDRFLSPELEAADRLVASGAVRVAAESAVGNLA